The following proteins are encoded in a genomic region of Sphaeramia orbicularis chromosome 2, fSphaOr1.1, whole genome shotgun sequence:
- the clcn4 gene encoding H(+)/Cl(-) exchange transporter 4 produces MEAGEGVSSATPTEEMNGAGNLMDFLDEPFPDVSTYEDFHTIDWLREKSRDTDRHRKITSKSKESIWELIKSLLDAWSGWVVMLLIGLLSGTLAGVIDLAVDWMTDLKEGVCLSAFWYSHEQCCWTSNETTFDDRDKCPQWQKWAELMTGHAEGAGAYVLNYFLYILWALLFSFLAVSLVRVFAPYACGSGIPEIKTILSGFIIRGYLGKWTLLIKTVTLVLAVSSGLSLGKEGPLVHVACCCGNLFCSLFSKYSKNEGKRREVLSAAAAAGVSVAFGAPIGGVLFSLEEVSYYFPLKTLWRSFFAALVAAFTLRSINPFGNSRLVLFYVEYHTPWYMAELVPFILLGVFGGLWGTLFIRANIAWCRRRKTTQLGKYPVLEVIAVTGITAVLAYPNPYTRRSTSELISELFNDCGALESSQLCDYINNPNMSRPVDDIPDRPAGPGVYNALWQLALALIFKIVITIFTFGMKIPSGLFIPSMAVGAIAGRIVGIAVEQMAYHHHDWIIFKNWCRPGADCVTPGLYAMVGAAACLGGVTRMTVSLVVIMFELTGGLEYIVPLMAAAVTSKWVADAFGKEGIYESHIQLNGYPYLDVRDEFTHRTLATDVMRPRRNDPPLAVLTQDTTTVEDVETLIKDTDYNGFPVVVSRESERLIGFVQRRDLTLAIKNARQKQDGVVSSSVVYFTEDAPQLPASNPQPLKLRRILNLSPFTVTDHTPMETVVDIFRKLGLRQCLVTRSGRLLGIITKKDVLRHMAQMMNQDPESIMFN; encoded by the exons GTGTCAGCAGTGCCACGCCCACAGAGGAGATGAACGGAGCAGGAAATCTGATGGATTTTTTAGATGAACCCTTTCCAGACGTCAGCACATATGAAGACTTTCACACCATCGACTGGCTGAGGGAGAAATCCAGAGACACAGACCGCCACCGCAAG ATCACCAGTAAGAGTAAAGAGTCCATCTGGGAGCTGATCAAAAGCCTGCTGGACGCCTGGTCGGGGTGGGTGGTGATGCTGCTCATCGGACTCCTCTCAG GTACGCTGGCGGGTGTGATCGACCTGGCCGTGGATTGGATGACGGACCTGAAGGAGGGCGTGTGCTTGTCGGCGTTCTGGTACAGCCACGAGCAGTGCTGCTGGACGTCCAACGAGACGACCTTCGACGACAGAGACAAGTGTCCGCAGTGGcagaagtgggcggagcttatgACGGGCCACGCTGAG ggcgCTGGAGCGTACGTGTTGAACTACTTCCTGTACATTTTGTGGGCGTTGCTGTTCTCCTTTCTGGCCGTGTCGTTGGTGCGAGTGTTTGCTCCGTACGCCTGTGGATCTGGAATCCCTGAG ATCAAGACGATCCTCAGTGGCTTCATCATCCGGGGCTACCTGGGGAAGTGGACCCTGCTGATAAAGACGGTCACCCTGGTCCTGGCGGTGTCGTCGGGTCTCAGTCTGGGGAAGGAGGGGCCTCTGGTGCACGTGGCCTGTTGCTGTGGAAACCTCTTCTGCAGCCTCTTCTCCAAATACAGCAAGAATGAGGGAAAAAGGAGAGAG GTGCTGTCGGCGGCTGCGGCTGCTGGGGTGTCAGTGGCCTTTGGAGCGCCCATCGGAGGAGTCCTGTTCAGCTTAGAAGAG GTCAGTTATTATTTCCCTCTGAAGACCCTGTGGCGTTCCTTCTTCGCCGCTCTGGTGGCCGCCTTCACCCTGCGCTCCATCAACCCGTTCGGAAACAGCCGCCTGGTGCTGTTCTACGTGGAGTACCATACGCCGTGGTACATGGCCGAGCTGGTGCCCTTCATCCTCCTGGGCGTGTTCGGAGGTCTCTGGGGGACTCTGTTCATCCGGGCCAACATCGCCTGGTGCCGGCGGAGGAAGACCACCCAGCTGGGGAAGTACCCGGTCCTGGAGGTCATCGCCGTGACAGGGATCACCGCCGTCTTGGCGTACCCCAACCCGTACACGCGCCGCAGCACCAGCGAGCTGATCTCGGAGCTGTTCAACGACTGCGGCGCCCTGGAGTCGTCGCAGCTCTGCGACTACATCAACAACCCCAACATGAGCCGACCCGTCGACGACATCCCAGACCGACCGGCGGGACCAGGGGTCTACAACGCCCTGTGGCAGCTCGCCCTCGCACTCATCTTCAAGATCGTCATCACCATATTCACCTTCGGCATGAAG ATCCCGTCCGGTCTGTTCATTCCCAGTATGGCGGTGGGCGCCATCGCCGGGCGGATCGTCGGCATCGCCGTGGAGCAGATGGCGTATCACCACCACGACTGGATCATCTTTAAGAACTGGTGTCGTCCCGGTGCGGACTGCGTCACACCTGGACTCTACGCCATGGTGGGAGCGGCCGCCTGCCTCG GCGGTGTGACCAGGATGACCGTCTCCCTGGTGGTCATCATGTTCGAGCTCACCGGCGGGTTGGAGTACATCGTCCCCCTGATGGCCGCCGCTGTCACCAGTAAGTGGGTGGCGGACGCCTTCGGTAAAGAGGGCATCTACGAGTCCCACATCCAGCTGAACGGGTACCCCTACCTGGACGTCAGGGACGAGTTCACCCACCGCACGCTGGCCACCGACGTGATGAGACCCCGCAGGAACGACCCCCCTCTGGCCGTCCTCACCCAGGACACCACCACGGTGGAGGACGTGGAGACGCTCATCAAAGACACCGACTACAACGGCTTCCCGGTGGTCGTCTCCCGGGAGTCGGAGAGGCTCATCGGCTTCGTCCAGCGCCGAGACCTGACTCTGGCCATCA AGAACGCCCGTCAGAAGCAGGACGGCGTGGTGAGCAGCTCGGTGGTCTACTTCACCGAGGACGCGCCGCAGCTGCCGGCCAGTAACCCGCAGCCGCTGAAGCTCCGCCGCATCCTCAACCTCAGCCCCTTCACCGTCACCGACCACACGCCCATGGAGACGGTGGTGGACATCTTCCGCAAGCTGGGCCTGCGCCAGTGTCTGGTCACCAGGAGCGG GCGTCTGCTGGGCATCATCACCAAGAAGGACGTCTTACGCCACATGGCTCAGATGATGAACCAGGACCCGGAGTCCATCATGTTCAATTAA